One genomic region from Petroclostridium xylanilyticum encodes:
- a CDS encoding fumarate hydratase codes for MREINANQVIETVEKLCIDANYYLNEDIKYGIQNFMESEKSPVGKDILNKLIENAEIAKEQNMPICQDTGMAVIFVEAGQDAHIVGGSLTDAINEGVRRGYEKGYLRKSVVKDPLDRVNTGDNTPAVIHYDIVPGDKIKIIAAPKGFGSENMSAVKMLKPSDGVKGVIDFVIQTVDRAGANPCPPIVVGVGIGGTMEKAAYLAKKALLRPINQRSHNEYYGSLEQELLEKINRLGIGPQGLGGTTTALAVNIETFPTHIAGLPVAVNISCHVARHAEAVL; via the coding sequence ATGCGTGAAATCAATGCGAATCAAGTTATTGAAACAGTTGAAAAATTATGTATAGATGCAAACTATTATCTTAATGAGGATATTAAGTATGGAATTCAAAATTTTATGGAAAGTGAAAAATCACCGGTTGGAAAGGACATATTAAATAAGCTGATAGAAAATGCAGAAATTGCGAAAGAGCAGAATATGCCCATTTGCCAGGACACGGGGATGGCGGTTATCTTTGTAGAAGCTGGACAGGATGCCCATATCGTTGGAGGCAGTTTGACTGATGCAATTAATGAAGGTGTAAGAAGGGGATACGAAAAAGGCTATCTGCGGAAATCGGTGGTAAAAGATCCATTGGACAGGGTAAATACAGGCGATAATACACCGGCTGTCATACATTATGACATTGTGCCGGGAGACAAAATTAAAATAATTGCAGCGCCTAAAGGCTTTGGCAGTGAGAATATGAGCGCAGTAAAAATGCTTAAGCCTTCAGATGGTGTAAAGGGTGTAATAGATTTTGTTATTCAAACGGTAGACCGGGCCGGAGCAAATCCATGTCCTCCCATAGTGGTAGGGGTTGGAATAGGAGGGACCATGGAAAAAGCGGCATATCTTGCCAAAAAAGCTCTGTTACGGCCAATCAATCAAAGAAGCCATAATGAGTATTATGGAAGTCTCGAGCAGGAACTGCTGGAAAAGATAAACAGGCTTGGGATTGGACCGCAGGGATTGGGGGGGACAACCACGGCACTTGCAGTGAACATTGAAACTTTTCCTACCCATATTGCCGGCTTGCCGGTGGCCGTAAATATAAGCTGCCATGTGGCACGCCATGCTGAGGCAGTATTATGA